Below is a genomic region from Sphingomonas sp. KR3-1.
GCGCGCAGCTTGCCCGGGGGGCGGAGCGCGCCACGGCGCTCGCCGCGCCGACGCTGCTCGCGGCCCAGCGAGCCGTCGGCCTGCAGGTCTGATGCTGCATCTTCTCCGGCGAGGCGCGGAACCGTTACGGATGGTTCACTATCTTCGCCGGGGAACCCTTACGCATACCCCCGGGTTTCTGAGCGCGGAGAGTGCCCATGCGTAGACTGATTCCCGTGTTGCTCCTCGGGAGCGCCCTTGCAGCCTGTAGTAGTGGCGGCGGTGGTAGTGGTTCGGATGGCGGCGGCACTGTCGTCACTCCTACGCCGACGCCCGCACCGGGGTCGACCCCGACGCCCACGCCGACCGTCTCGCCCACGCCCACCCCGGTCAGCAGCGAGCCGGCCAGCGGCGCCGATTTCTTCAGCTCGATCGCTTTGCTCTATTCGGCCCAACCGAACATCGCCGCCTGCCAGGCGGGCACGCTCAAGCCCGAAGTGGCGCAGCGCGTGCTGGCGACGCTCAACGATATCCGCGCCCACCACAACCTGCCGGCGGTCACCTATGCGCCGGCGGACGAGCCCGCCGTCCAGCAATCGGCGCTGATGATGGCCGCCAATGGCGCGCTCAGCCACAATCCGCCGACGAGCTGGCTGTGCTACACCTCGGCGGGCGCCACCGCCGCGGGGCAGAGCAACATCTATCTGGGAACCGGCGGGCTGCGCTATTCGCAGGACGCCGACATCATGATCGGCTGGCTCACTGACACCAACAACGTCACGGCCAACAATATCGGCCACCGCCGCTGGCTGCTCTATCCGTTCCTCTCGACGATCGCCTATGGCCGCGTCGCCGGCACCTGGCAGACGAGCAACCGTGCCGACGGCGCGTCGATCAAGGTGATCAACTCCACCCAGAACACCGCCGGCCCGCTGCCCGATTATGTCGCCTATCCGTTCCAGGATTATCCGGCGAAATATTTCGACACCTCGGCGCTGCTATCGTTCAGCGTGATCGCCAACAAGACCTCGAACTTCGGCGCGAACAGCTCGGTGAGCTTCGCCAACGCGGTCATCACCGTGAAGGCGCGCGGCGGCGCGATGCTCACCGTGTCGAACCAGTCCTGGGACAATGAGGGCTATGGCCTGCCCAACAGCGTGCAGTGGAACGTGGCCGGGCTCACCGCCAACACCATCTATGACGTGACGATCAACAACGTCACGGTCAGCGGCGCAGCGCGCAACTACAGCTATTATTTCAAGCTGGTGCCCTGAGCGAACCGCCTGGCGATTATGTCTAGACATAAAAAGGCCGGAGCCCCTTGGGCCCCGGCCTTTTCGATAATCAGGGTGGAGGCGTGACCGATCTGCGTTGCCCCGCTCTCAGCTCCTCCACCCTGCCCTCCCGGGGGACGGGAGGGATTATATCCCCCGCTTAGCCTTCGAGCGTGCGCATCAGCGTGCGCACCGCGGTGTCGATCTCGACGTCCTTGCCGCGCAGCTCCTCGATCCGCTTGACCGCGTGGATCACGGTCGAATGGTCGCGGTTGCCGAACTTGCGGCCGATCTCGGGCAGCGAGCGCGTGGTCAGGCGCTTCGCCAGGTACATCGCGATCTGGCGCGGCCGGGCGATCGCCACGGCGCGGCGCTCGGAGATCAGGTCGATCTGCTTGACCTCGAAATGCGCCGAGACCGCGCGCTGGATCTCGTCGATCGTGATCCGGCGCTGCGCCGACCGCAGCACTTCGCCGAGAACATTGGTGGCGAAGTCGATCGTGATGACCTCGCCGTTGAGCTGGGCATAGGCGACGAGGCGGTTGAGCGCGCCTTCGAGCTCGCGGACGTTGGTGGTGATCCGTGCGGCGAGCAGGTCCATCACTTCGTGCGGCATCGTCACCGCCGGCATGTCCATCAGCTTGCGGCCGACGATCGCGCGGCGCAGCTCGAGCTCGGCCGGCTTGATGTCCGCGACCAGGCCCGATGCTAGGCGCCCGGCAAGGCGCGGCTCGAAGCCCTCGAGCGCCTGGGGCGCGCGGTCCGCCGCGATCACCAGCTTCTTGCCCGAGGACATGAACTCGTTGACGGTGTGGAAGAATTCCTGCTGCGTCGCGTCCTTGCCGCCGATGAACTGCAGATCGTCGATCATCAGCAGGTCCACCGAGCGCAGCCGCGCCTTGAACGCGTGCGTGTCCTTGTTGCGCAGCGCCTGGACGAACTCGAACATGAAGCGCTCGGCGGTCACGTAGATCGCAGTCGCTTCCGGATTGGCTTCCAGGAACGCATGGCCGATCGCGTGCATCAGGTGCGTCTTGCCCTGGCCCGTGCCGGCGTGGAGGTAGAGCGGGCTGAAGCGCGGGCTGCCCGGCTCGGCCATCGCCTTGGCGGCGTTGCAGGCGACGCGATTGGTCGCGTCGATCACGAAGCGCTCGAAGTTGAAGCGCGGGTCGAACTGCGGGCGCTCGGCCGGCGCGGAGGTCGCCGCAGCCACTGGCGCCGCATCGGCGCTCGCCGCCGGTGCCGCGCTCAGGACGCGCTTGGGCTCCTCGGCGATCGTCTCGATCGACACGTTGCGCACCGCCGGGATCTGGCCGCGGAACTCGAGCAGCAGCCGCTCGGCATAGTGATTCTTGACCCACTGGGTCATGAACGCCGACGGCAGGCCCAGGCGCACGATCTCGGCGTCGCTGCCTTCGATCAGGACCACCGGCTTCAGCCACTGGTCGAAAAGGCGCTGGCCCGCGGAGCGGCGCAGGTTCGCGCGCACATGCGACCATGCCTTGGCAACCGCAGCTTCCATTCCGTCCCGCTCCAAGGCTTGAACCTGAGTCACCGTGACGCACCCCTCCTTCGCGGGAAGCTGTCTGCATCCCGCGCGCCAATTCGATCCGACATGAAGCCCGCCCGCACCGGACATCCCCGGTCATGGTGCAGTGGGCCGTACACCCGAGTGAGCTCGCCCCCCGGATACCCCGGCGAATCTCGCCTGGGAGGTCTGTTTTAGGGACGGTTTTTCGAGTCGAGCAAGGGGGCGGGATGTAAAGATTCTGAAATAGTTTTGTTGACTCGCCCTAACCCACGGAAATGCGTGGCACCCCCTTTATACACCCCTGAAATCCAAAGATTTTATCCCGCGGAACACCGGTTTCAACATGGCCAACCCGATGCGACTCGCGCGTTTCCTAGGGTTCCAGGATCGTAACCATGATTCGTTCCGCATCGCCCGAAAAACACGACAAAAACCCCGCGGAACCGGGGTCCCGCGGGGCGTTTGTTACGGAAAAGTTACGATTATGCCAGCGCTTCGACGCGCTTGTTGAGACGCGCAAACTTGCGCGAGGCCGTGTTCTTGTGGAGCACGCCCTTGGCAACGCCGCGCGCCATTTCCGGCTGCGCGGCGGCGAGCGCGGCAGCGGCCGCAGTCTTGTCGCCGGCTTCGAGGGCCGACTCGACCTTCTTCACGAAGGTGCGGATGCGGCTCACGCGGGTGCCGTTGATCTCCGCACGACGCGCGTTGCGCCGGATACGCTTCTTCGCTTGCGGCGTATTCGCCATGCCGTCTCGTTCCTAGCTCGTAAATGTTTAGGGCGCGGGGAACATGCCTCCACGCCCGGAAAGACGGGCCCCTTAACGCTACCCGCGATTCGGGTCAACCTTTAGGACTGGCATTTCGGGCACCAAAAGGTCGAACGGCCCGAATCCACCCGCCGCTCGACCAGCCCGCCACAGCCACAGGGCTCGCCTTCGCGCCCATATACCCGCCATTCCTTGGCGAAATAGCCGAGCTCGCCGTCCGGCCGGGCATAGTCGCGAATCGTCGAGCCGCCCGCGGCGATCGCGCTCTCCAGCACCTCGCGAATCGCCGTCACCAGCTTCTCGAGCTGCGCCTTCGAGATCGTCCCCGCTTCCCGCACCGGCGAGATCCGCGCGAGGTAGAGCGCCTCGCACACATAGATATTGCCAAGACCCGCCACCACGCGCTGGTCGAGCAGCAGCGCCTTCACCGGCGCCACCCGCCCCTTGAACACCCGCGCGAGATGCGCCGCGGTGAAGTCCGGCCCCAGCGGCTCGGGCCCGAGCGCAGCAAAGGCCGGCCAGGCCGCCAGCTCCGCGGTCGGCACCAGGTCGACCGAGCCGAATCGCCGCGGATCGTTGAGCGCGAGCCGGTGGTGTCCGGTCTCCAGCACCATATGGTCGTGCTTGCCGATCTCCTCGGGGTCGATCCGCCAGCGCCCGGACATGCCGAGATGGAAGATCAGCGTATCCCCCCGATTTGTCTCGATCAGCCCATATTTGGCGCGCCGCCCCAGCCCGGTGACCGTCGCCCCGGTCAGCCGCTGGCCCAGCCCTTCGGGGAAGGGCCGGCGCAGGTCGGCGCGGTGCAGGGTGACGCGGGTGATCGTCTCGCCCTGGAGCACGGGCTCCAGGCCTCGGACGGTCGTCTCTACTTCGGGCAGCTCAGGCATATGCCCTCCCTAGCCGCCAGCCCTTCCTTCGTCGAGAAACGCCCGCTAGAGCCGCTCGCATGACCGACACCGTCTCCTTCGGCTACGAAGACGTGGCCCCCGAGGAAAAGACCCGCCGCGTCGGCGAGGTCTTCTCCAGCGTCGCGGCCAAATACGACCTGATGAACGATGCCATGTCGGGCGGCCTCCACCGCCTGTGGAAGGACAAGTTCGTCCGCCGGGTGAAGCCGCGCGCCGGCGAGCACATCCTCGACATGGCCGGCGGCACCGGCGACATCGCCTTCCGCATGGCCCCTTCGGGCGCGGCGATCACCGTCGCCGACATCAATCCCGAGATGCTCGCCGTCGGCGTCGAGCGCGCCGCCGAGCGCGGGATCGACGGCCTCGTCTGGAGCGAGGCCAATGCCGAGACGCTGCAATGGCCCGACAAGTTCTTCGATGCCTATACGATCGCCTTCGGCATCCGCAACGTCACCGACATCCCCAAGGCGCTCCGCGAGGCGCACCGCGTCCTGAAACGCGGCGGCCGGCTTTTCGTCCTGGAATTCTCGACCACCCAGTGGCCGGGCTTCGCCGAAGTCTATGACGCCTATTCGCACAAGCTCGTCCCCAAGCTCGGCCAGCTTCTCGCCGGCGATGCGGAGAGCTATCGCTACCTGATCGAATCGATCCGCCGCTTCCCGCCGATGCCCGAGTTCGAGCGGATGATCCGCGAGGCCGGCTTCACCCAGACCAAGGTCGAGCCGCTGCTCGGCGGGCTGGTCGCGATCCATTCGGGCTGGAAGATTTGATGGCCGACCTTCTTAGGCCCCTCCCCTTCAGGGGAGGGGTTTGGGGTGGGGCCTGTCCGTCTCACCGAGCCCGGCGCCTGTGGCACTGCCCCACCCCAACCCCTCCCCTGAAGGGAAGGGGCTAGCCTCGCATGACCGCACCCGCCGTCCATCTCTGGCGCCTGCTCAAATGGGGCCGCATCCTGGCGCGTCACGGCGCGCTGCGCGGCATCGAGCAGGACCCGCACACGCCCAAGCAGGTTCGCCGCGTGGCGCGCATCGCCCGTTTCGGCGCGCGCGTGCCCAAGGTGCCGCGCTACGCCGATGCCTTCCAGGCGATCGGCCCCGCGGCGATCAAGCTCGGCCAGACGCTCGCTACCCGCCCGGACCTGGTCGGCGACGAGGCCGCGCACGACCTGCTCCGCCTGCAGGACGCGCTGCCGCCGCTGCCCTTCCCGGTGATCCGCCAGCGAATCGAGGCAAGCTACGGCCGCCCGCTCGAGACCTTCTTCGCCGCGTTCGATGAGCATCCCGTCGGCGCCGCCTCGATCGCGCAGGTCCACCGCGCGATCACCACCGATGGCCGCCAGGTCGCGGTCAAGGTGTTGCGCCCGGGCATCGAGACCGAATTCGCCAAGGCGATCGACACCTATGAATGGGCCGCCGCCCAGGTCGAGAGCATGGGTGGCGAAGCCTCGCGCCTGCGCCCCCGCCTGGTCATCGAGACCTTCAAGCGCTGGACCGCACGCGAGCTCGACCTGCGCCGCGAAGCCGCTTCCGCCTCGGAGCTGGCCGAGGGCATGCAGGCCGAGCCCGATTTCATGGTCCCGCAGATCGACTGGCAGCGCACCACCGGCAAGGTGCTGGTGCTCGAGTGGATCGACGGCATCAAGCTCTCGCATGTCGAGCGGCTGGTCGAGGCCGGCCACGACACCACGATCCTCGCCAGCCGGCTGATCAAGGCGTTCCTGCGCCAGGCGATCGCCGAGGGCTTCTTCCACGCCGACATGCACCAGGGCAACCTGTTCGCGCTCCCCGACGGCCGCATCGCCGCGATCGATTTCGGCATCATGGGCCGGATCGATCGCCGCGCCCGCGTCTGGCTCGCCGAGATTCTCTACGGGCTGATCACCGGCAACTACAAGCGCGTCGCCGAGATCCATTTCGAAGCCGGTTACGTGCCCCCGCACCACAATGTCGCCGAGTTCGCCACCGCCTTGCGTGCGGTCGGCGAGCCGATGCGCGGCCTGCCGGTCAAGGACATGTCGATGGGCGCGATGCTCGACGGGCTGTTCTCGATCACCCGCGACTTCGACATGCAGACCCAGCCGCATCTCCTGCTGCTCCAGAAGACGATGGTGATGGTCGAGGGCGTGGCGCGCACACTCGATCCCGATATCAATTTGTGGGACGTCTCCGCCCCGTTCGTGCGCGAATGGATTCG
It encodes:
- a CDS encoding CAP domain-containing protein, with the translated sequence MRRLIPVLLLGSALAACSSGGGGSGSDGGGTVVTPTPTPAPGSTPTPTPTVSPTPTPVSSEPASGADFFSSIALLYSAQPNIAACQAGTLKPEVAQRVLATLNDIRAHHNLPAVTYAPADEPAVQQSALMMAANGALSHNPPTSWLCYTSAGATAAGQSNIYLGTGGLRYSQDADIMIGWLTDTNNVTANNIGHRRWLLYPFLSTIAYGRVAGTWQTSNRADGASIKVINSTQNTAGPLPDYVAYPFQDYPAKYFDTSALLSFSVIANKTSNFGANSSVSFANAVITVKARGGAMLTVSNQSWDNEGYGLPNSVQWNVAGLTANTIYDVTINNVTVSGAARNYSYYFKLVP
- the dnaA gene encoding chromosomal replication initiator protein DnaA, with amino-acid sequence MEAAVAKAWSHVRANLRRSAGQRLFDQWLKPVVLIEGSDAEIVRLGLPSAFMTQWVKNHYAERLLLEFRGQIPAVRNVSIETIAEEPKRVLSAAPAASADAAPVAAATSAPAERPQFDPRFNFERFVIDATNRVACNAAKAMAEPGSPRFSPLYLHAGTGQGKTHLMHAIGHAFLEANPEATAIYVTAERFMFEFVQALRNKDTHAFKARLRSVDLLMIDDLQFIGGKDATQQEFFHTVNEFMSSGKKLVIAADRAPQALEGFEPRLAGRLASGLVADIKPAELELRRAIVGRKLMDMPAVTMPHEVMDLLAARITTNVRELEGALNRLVAYAQLNGEVITIDFATNVLGEVLRSAQRRITIDEIQRAVSAHFEVKQIDLISERRAVAIARPRQIAMYLAKRLTTRSLPEIGRKFGNRDHSTVIHAVKRIEELRGKDVEIDTAVRTLMRTLEG
- the rpsT gene encoding 30S ribosomal protein S20, encoding MANTPQAKKRIRRNARRAEINGTRVSRIRTFVKKVESALEAGDKTAAAAALAAAQPEMARGVAKGVLHKNTASRKFARLNKRVEALA
- the mutM gene encoding bifunctional DNA-formamidopyrimidine glycosylase/DNA-(apurinic or apyrimidinic site) lyase — translated: MPELPEVETTVRGLEPVLQGETITRVTLHRADLRRPFPEGLGQRLTGATVTGLGRRAKYGLIETNRGDTLIFHLGMSGRWRIDPEEIGKHDHMVLETGHHRLALNDPRRFGSVDLVPTAELAAWPAFAALGPEPLGPDFTAAHLARVFKGRVAPVKALLLDQRVVAGLGNIYVCEALYLARISPVREAGTISKAQLEKLVTAIREVLESAIAAGGSTIRDYARPDGELGYFAKEWRVYGREGEPCGCGGLVERRVDSGRSTFWCPKCQS
- a CDS encoding class I SAM-dependent methyltransferase produces the protein MTDTVSFGYEDVAPEEKTRRVGEVFSSVAAKYDLMNDAMSGGLHRLWKDKFVRRVKPRAGEHILDMAGGTGDIAFRMAPSGAAITVADINPEMLAVGVERAAERGIDGLVWSEANAETLQWPDKFFDAYTIAFGIRNVTDIPKALREAHRVLKRGGRLFVLEFSTTQWPGFAEVYDAYSHKLVPKLGQLLAGDAESYRYLIESIRRFPPMPEFERMIREAGFTQTKVEPLLGGLVAIHSGWKI
- the ubiB gene encoding 2-polyprenylphenol 6-hydroxylase encodes the protein MTAPAVHLWRLLKWGRILARHGALRGIEQDPHTPKQVRRVARIARFGARVPKVPRYADAFQAIGPAAIKLGQTLATRPDLVGDEAAHDLLRLQDALPPLPFPVIRQRIEASYGRPLETFFAAFDEHPVGAASIAQVHRAITTDGRQVAVKVLRPGIETEFAKAIDTYEWAAAQVESMGGEASRLRPRLVIETFKRWTARELDLRREAASASELAEGMQAEPDFMVPQIDWQRTTGKVLVLEWIDGIKLSHVERLVEAGHDTTILASRLIKAFLRQAIAEGFFHADMHQGNLFALPDGRIAAIDFGIMGRIDRRARVWLAEILYGLITGNYKRVAEIHFEAGYVPPHHNVAEFATALRAVGEPMRGLPVKDMSMGAMLDGLFSITRDFDMQTQPHLLLLQKTMVMVEGVARTLDPDINLWDVSAPFVREWIRTELGPEAKIADRLVEDIRTLARLPDLIRNIELRFPAPGGAPPSPPLKEIERIRVVGGWRYALVAVFSGAVGAAIMMYFLS